Proteins co-encoded in one Sporosarcina sp. FSL K6-1522 genomic window:
- a CDS encoding Na(+)/H(+) antiporter subunit C, translating into METLITILVGVLVTVAVYLLLSRNLIRVILGTAILSHAVHLLLMTMGGLKKGSVPLLGEEAESYVDALPQALILTAIVISFAVTAFLLVLAYRTYKETGLDDLDALRGFEDE; encoded by the coding sequence ATGGAAACGTTAATAACGATACTTGTCGGCGTGCTGGTAACGGTTGCGGTCTATTTGCTGCTGTCCCGTAATTTAATACGAGTGATTTTGGGAACGGCAATTCTGTCGCATGCCGTCCATTTATTGTTGATGACGATGGGTGGCTTAAAAAAGGGGAGTGTACCGTTGCTTGGGGAAGAGGCAGAGAGCTACGTGGATGCTTTGCCGCAGGCGTTGATTTTAACAGCGATTGTCATTAGCTTTGCTGTCACGGCATTTTTACTAGTACTCGCTTATCGTACATATAAAGAAACAGGATTGGATGATCTTGACGCATTGAGAGGTTTTGAAGATGAATAA
- a CDS encoding Na+/H+ antiporter subunit D — MNNIVVMPMIIPLLTGIVLVFLRPYVKAQRVFSIVSIVATIAVSIYLLNRIQTDGILRLDFGGWMPPFGILFVADSFAMLLVVTTAIVTGILLFYAFSSIGKAHENMFFYPFVFFLVAGVNGSFLTGDLFNLFVCFEVMLLSSYVLITLGGRKVQLVESIKYVSINVLSSWFFLLAIAYLYGTVGTLNMAHLSVRIAEVGQGPLLTVISVIFLIVFSLKAGLLLYFWLPGSYSSPPTVVAALFGALLTKVGIYAMFRVFTLIFYHEPGVTHMLIGVMAAITMIGGSIGAIAFNDVRQIVSYNVIIAVGFILVGLAVSTEVAIQGSIYYLIHDMIIKALLFLLAGTMIYLTGTAKIEKMSGLIRNYPLLGWLFFLTMLSLAGIPPLSGFIGKVYVGQGAIEAGSFVLLGIGFFSSILVLYSLLRIFMNCFWGETIINEDDDVPLSKGMLVPCVLFGLLTIGLGFGAEGIALYVSDAAHTLMNPDVYIQAVLKE, encoded by the coding sequence ATGAATAATATTGTTGTCATGCCCATGATTATTCCACTTCTAACGGGCATTGTCCTCGTATTTTTAAGACCTTATGTGAAAGCGCAACGCGTGTTTAGTATTGTGTCTATTGTTGCAACGATTGCAGTTAGTATTTATTTATTAAATCGAATCCAAACAGATGGCATTTTGCGACTGGACTTCGGTGGATGGATGCCGCCCTTTGGGATTTTGTTTGTAGCGGATTCGTTTGCGATGTTGTTGGTCGTGACGACGGCCATTGTGACGGGGATTCTATTGTTCTATGCGTTTTCTTCCATTGGAAAGGCGCATGAAAATATGTTTTTTTATCCATTTGTCTTTTTCCTTGTGGCGGGCGTTAATGGCTCGTTTTTAACAGGGGATTTGTTTAATCTGTTTGTCTGTTTCGAAGTGATGCTTCTTTCCTCTTATGTGCTTATTACGCTTGGAGGACGGAAAGTGCAGCTAGTTGAATCCATTAAGTATGTTTCAATCAATGTCTTGTCTTCATGGTTTTTCTTGTTGGCGATTGCGTACTTATATGGAACGGTTGGGACGCTCAATATGGCGCATTTGTCGGTTCGTATCGCAGAAGTTGGGCAAGGGCCTTTGCTGACCGTCATTAGTGTGATTTTCCTCATTGTCTTTAGTTTAAAAGCGGGATTGCTGTTGTATTTCTGGTTGCCAGGATCGTATAGTTCTCCACCTACAGTCGTTGCAGCCTTATTCGGTGCATTGCTGACGAAAGTGGGGATTTATGCGATGTTCCGCGTGTTCACGCTGATTTTTTACCATGAGCCAGGCGTGACACATATGCTGATTGGGGTAATGGCTGCTATTACGATGATTGGTGGAAGTATTGGTGCGATTGCCTTTAATGATGTACGGCAGATTGTTTCTTATAATGTGATCATTGCAGTCGGCTTCATTCTTGTAGGGCTTGCAGTGTCGACAGAAGTGGCGATTCAAGGTTCCATCTATTATTTAATTCACGACATGATTATTAAAGCATTGTTATTCCTACTTGCGGGGACGATGATTTATTTAACAGGGACGGCTAAAATTGAAAAGATGAGTGGACTAATCCGCAACTATCCGCTGCTTGGTTGGTTGTTCTTCCTTACAATGTTGTCGTTAGCTGGGATTCCACCACTTAGTGGCTTTATCGGGAAAGTGTATGTCGGGCAAGGTGCGATTGAAGCGGGCTCCTTTGTGTTGTTGGGCATTGGGTTCTTTTCAAGTATTTTAGTGTTGTATTCGCTGTTGCGGATTTTCATGAATTGCTTCTGGGGCGAAACGATTATTAATGAAGATGATGACGTGCCACTTTCAAAAGGGATGCTTGTTCCATGTGTGTTGTTTGGCTTACTGACGATTGGACTTGGGTTCGGGGCAGAAGGAATTGCACTATATGTAAGTGATGCGGCTCATACGCTGATGAATCCCGATGTGTATATTCAAGCTGTTTTGAAGGAATAG
- a CDS encoding Na+/H+ antiporter subunit E, whose product MPAQLLLNLFIAFLWMTLIDEDELKFTTFFAGFLVGIGIIFFMHRFFGTQFYLRRLYSTIKLIFIFISELTQSSIIVLKQILSPRLKIKPGIFKYETVLKSDVEVTMLSLLLTLTPGSVVMEVSPEGNILYIHAMDVEQSKDALLNQLGNFEKAIMEVTR is encoded by the coding sequence ATGCCGGCTCAATTATTATTGAATTTATTCATCGCTTTCCTTTGGATGACGTTAATAGATGAAGATGAATTGAAATTCACGACATTTTTTGCGGGCTTTCTAGTGGGAATCGGGATTATTTTTTTCATGCACCGATTTTTCGGGACGCAGTTTTACTTACGTCGTTTGTATTCGACGATTAAATTAATCTTCATATTTATATCAGAATTGACGCAGTCAAGTATTATTGTGCTAAAACAAATATTAAGTCCGAGGCTGAAAATTAAACCAGGGATTTTTAAATATGAAACCGTTTTGAAAAGTGATGTGGAAGTGACCATGTTGTCGCTATTACTGACGTTAACCCCGGGATCAGTGGTGATGGAAGTATCTCCAGAGGGCAATATCCTTTATATTCATGCGATGGATGTGGAGCAATCGAAGGATGCATTGTTAAACCAGTTGGGGAATTTTGAGAAGGCCATTATGGAGGTGACCCGCTGA
- a CDS encoding Na(+)/H(+) antiporter subunit F1, which translates to MIETMLTISLILFATTIAIAVIRIVLGPSMPDRVIALDMIGVNLIAMIAVVSIILKTKAFLEVILILGILSFIGTIAFSKFIERGVIVERKRDR; encoded by the coding sequence ATGATTGAAACGATGCTGACGATTTCTCTGATTCTATTCGCCACAACGATTGCGATTGCAGTGATTCGAATTGTACTTGGGCCATCTATGCCGGATCGGGTCATTGCACTTGATATGATTGGTGTCAATCTGATTGCGATGATTGCGGTAGTGTCGATCATTTTAAAAACGAAAGCGTTTCTTGAGGTTATTTTGATATTAGGGATTTTGTCGTTTATCGGCACGATTGCCTTCTCCAAATTTATCGAGAGGGGGGTTATCGTTGAGCGTAAACGAGATCGGTGA
- a CDS encoding Na+/H+ antiporter subunit G, translating to MSVNEIGEFAGALLILTGGIASVISVFGLIRLPDVYTRSHAATKSSTLAVLLTLSGTFLYFWFSENFISVRVLLGIVFVFLTAPVAGHLIIRAAYRSKVKLADISVEDELYEVLHKEKVEEDGTNR from the coding sequence TTGAGCGTAAACGAGATCGGTGAATTCGCAGGAGCCCTGCTAATTTTAACGGGTGGAATTGCGAGTGTGATTAGTGTGTTTGGCTTGATTCGCTTGCCGGATGTCTATACGAGGTCTCATGCGGCAACAAAAAGCTCGACGCTTGCTGTGTTGCTGACGTTATCCGGGACGTTTTTGTACTTTTGGTTTAGTGAGAACTTCATCAGTGTCCGTGTGCTTCTGGGGATTGTTTTCGTTTTTCTGACAGCTCCAGTTGCAGGCCATTTAATCATTCGGGCGGCCTATCGATCGAAAGTGAAATTGGCGGACATTTCGGTTGAAGACGAGTTATACGAGGTTTTGCATAAGGAGAAAGTGGAAGAGGACGGAACTAACCGATAA
- a CDS encoding universal stress protein, whose protein sequence is MYTKILVAVDGSENSRRAAEHAAHLASLSSAKVHILYVLDYDRTRSDVLLNAGSADLHDDRRKRMAPIEELFERSGIAFDFVIRHGAPGPTIVNFANEGNFDLVIIGSRGLNSFQEMVLGSVSHKVAKRVAAPVLIVK, encoded by the coding sequence ATGTATACTAAAATACTCGTCGCGGTAGATGGCTCGGAAAACTCCAGACGTGCAGCGGAACATGCCGCACATCTTGCATCTCTAAGCTCGGCGAAAGTCCATATCCTATACGTACTGGACTACGATCGAACACGCTCCGATGTACTCCTTAATGCAGGAAGTGCTGACCTCCATGACGATCGTAGAAAACGGATGGCTCCCATTGAAGAGTTATTTGAACGTAGCGGGATTGCCTTTGATTTCGTCATTCGGCACGGAGCGCCTGGACCAACAATTGTCAACTTCGCGAATGAAGGCAACTTCGATTTAGTCATTATCGGTAGCCGCGGCCTAAACAGCTTTCAAGAAATGGTACTTGGCAGCGTGAGCCATAAAGTAGCGAAGCGGGTTGCAGCTCCTGTGTTAATCGTCAAATAA
- a CDS encoding metalloregulator ArsR/SmtB family transcription factor — protein sequence MSTKELCEITVVHEEVVNRVQQALPDLGAAVQIFKALADDTRLKIAYSLTLEEEMCVCDVAAVIGSSVATASHHLRYLRDHALAKSRRKGKMVYYTLADDHVHQLVKVAYEHTTEGDDHGDS from the coding sequence ATGTCGACGAAAGAATTATGTGAAATAACTGTAGTGCATGAGGAAGTTGTAAATCGAGTACAGCAAGCGCTGCCGGATTTAGGGGCAGCGGTGCAAATTTTTAAAGCACTTGCGGATGATACAAGATTAAAAATTGCTTATTCGCTTACATTAGAGGAAGAGATGTGTGTGTGTGATGTGGCGGCAGTCATTGGCTCTTCTGTTGCAACTGCGTCTCATCATTTGCGATATTTACGCGATCATGCGTTAGCGAAATCACGTCGAAAAGGCAAGATGGTTTATTATACATTGGCGGATGACCATGTCCATCAACTGGTGAAAGTAGCATACGAGCATACAACGGAAGGTGATGACCATGGCGACAGCTGA
- a CDS encoding heavy metal translocating P-type ATPase: MATAEKTEYRLENLTCASCAMKFENNVKNLPAIEDAQVNFGASKLSFNGSATVEELEAAGAFDGIKVVPLQVRRVEKKIPFFKRKENLVSLFSLVFLLIGSAVSFSYTETHPVAIAFFAVAIVVGGASIFKTGLKNLVRFEFDMKTLMTIAVIGAAIIGEWREGAVVVFLFAVSEALEAYSMNKARQSIRQLMDIAPPTAIVKRGEALVELATEDIIVGDILIVKPGQKIAMDGTVLTGSSTVNQAAITGESIPVLKEMGDGVFAGTLNEEGALEVKVTKLVGDTTIAKIIHLVEDAQAEKAPSQKFVDQFAKYYTPTIIVLAFLIAIVPPLFGGDWSTWIYQGLAVLVVGCPCALVVSTPVAIVTAIGNAARQGVLIKGGVHLEETGRLDAIAFDKTGTLTKGYPEVTNFLLSEGVEKAQLLGAVAAVEEMSQHPLAKAVTNYARENGATMSVATNFQSVTGKGVYADVEGKRVYVGSLSWAEELSSLPSDMLQQAAILQREGKSVMAIVMDTDFGGLLAVADPVREESQIVLQKLKDIGIRHTVMLTGDHQTTAEAIAEKLGVEDVRAGLMPEDKLTAIKQLSAQYGRVAMVGDGINDAPALAASSVGIAMGGAGTDAALETADIALMADDLEKLPYTMKLSRKTLRIIKENIMFALGLKIVALLLIIPGWLTLWIAIFADMGATLLVVLNSLRLLRVHK, translated from the coding sequence ATGGCGACAGCTGAGAAAACCGAATACCGTTTAGAAAACTTAACCTGTGCAAGTTGTGCGATGAAATTCGAAAACAATGTCAAAAATTTACCGGCAATTGAAGATGCACAAGTAAACTTTGGGGCATCTAAGCTGTCATTTAACGGTAGTGCGACTGTTGAAGAGTTAGAAGCGGCAGGCGCGTTTGATGGCATTAAAGTGGTCCCGCTTCAAGTGCGGAGGGTGGAAAAGAAAATCCCTTTCTTTAAGCGGAAGGAAAATCTCGTTTCGCTATTCTCACTCGTTTTTCTGCTGATCGGGTCGGCGGTGTCATTCAGCTATACGGAGACGCACCCTGTAGCGATTGCGTTCTTTGCGGTTGCTATTGTCGTTGGTGGTGCGAGTATATTTAAAACAGGTCTGAAAAATCTTGTTCGTTTTGAATTTGATATGAAAACATTGATGACGATTGCGGTTATTGGGGCAGCCATCATTGGAGAATGGCGTGAGGGGGCTGTTGTTGTGTTCCTCTTCGCAGTCAGTGAAGCGCTTGAAGCCTATTCCATGAACAAGGCTCGCCAGTCGATTCGTCAATTGATGGATATTGCGCCGCCTACAGCGATTGTGAAGCGTGGAGAAGCGCTTGTAGAACTAGCGACTGAAGACATTATCGTTGGCGATATTTTGATTGTGAAACCGGGGCAAAAGATTGCGATGGATGGAACGGTTCTAACAGGTTCTTCAACGGTTAACCAAGCGGCAATTACAGGGGAATCCATTCCAGTGTTGAAGGAAATGGGCGATGGTGTATTTGCAGGCACGTTAAATGAAGAAGGGGCCCTTGAAGTAAAAGTTACCAAATTGGTCGGTGATACGACGATTGCTAAAATTATTCATCTTGTAGAGGATGCGCAAGCTGAAAAAGCGCCTTCTCAAAAGTTTGTGGATCAATTCGCGAAATACTATACACCTACTATCATCGTGCTGGCGTTCCTCATTGCGATTGTACCGCCGCTATTTGGAGGCGATTGGAGCACGTGGATTTATCAAGGCTTGGCGGTCCTAGTCGTTGGGTGTCCGTGTGCACTTGTTGTGTCAACACCGGTTGCCATCGTTACAGCAATCGGGAATGCGGCACGCCAAGGTGTGTTGATAAAAGGTGGAGTACACCTAGAAGAAACGGGACGTTTGGATGCTATCGCTTTTGACAAAACAGGAACATTGACGAAAGGCTATCCGGAAGTGACAAATTTCCTTTTGAGTGAAGGTGTTGAAAAAGCACAACTGCTCGGTGCAGTTGCAGCTGTGGAAGAGATGTCACAGCATCCATTAGCTAAAGCCGTGACGAATTACGCGCGTGAAAATGGCGCAACGATGAGTGTTGCGACCAATTTCCAATCTGTAACGGGGAAAGGCGTATACGCCGATGTTGAGGGCAAGCGCGTTTACGTAGGTAGCCTTAGTTGGGCGGAGGAACTATCTTCTTTGCCATCAGATATGTTACAACAAGCGGCTATTCTACAGCGCGAAGGTAAATCGGTAATGGCAATTGTAATGGATACTGACTTTGGTGGATTGCTTGCAGTGGCGGATCCGGTACGTGAGGAAAGTCAAATCGTACTCCAGAAGTTGAAAGACATCGGTATTCGTCATACGGTTATGTTAACGGGCGACCATCAGACAACTGCGGAAGCGATCGCCGAAAAATTAGGTGTTGAAGATGTACGTGCAGGTCTTATGCCAGAAGATAAGTTAACAGCGATTAAACAATTGAGTGCACAATATGGCCGTGTAGCAATGGTTGGGGATGGCATTAATGATGCGCCTGCGCTTGCGGCATCATCAGTTGGTATTGCCATGGGTGGTGCGGGAACGGACGCCGCATTAGAAACGGCAGATATCGCACTTATGGCAGATGATTTGGAGAAATTACCGTATACGATGAAATTAAGTAGAAAAACATTGCGAATCATCAAAGAAAATATTATGTTTGCATTAGGGTTAAAAATTGTAGCACTACTGCTTATCATTCCAGGGTGGCTAACGCTATGGATTGCAATTTTTGCAGATATGGGTGCGACGCTACTCGTCGTATTGAACTCGTTACGGTTATTACGCGTTCATAAGTAA
- a CDS encoding GNAT family N-acetyltransferase, producing MHLQEWTMEEQEQLIHFMTTNTWPYHGNSHPGRQLIEKAIEEGGYESDVVKTFWVENDSGQKVGIVKIHDLQDEIPLFDLRIEDMSRGYGYGSKALKLVAEYVFGLPEKKIRLEGHTRQDNLAMRKTFERAGFVKEAHLRKAWFSPKENSYYDAVTYGMTREDFLAGTTTPVVWEDEGKQSKVSAAPIIPNFSETFESERLVIRAPKLGDAPDVWNAICNSLPALREWMPFAQQAPELHQTEDNMRRAVADFVTREDLRLHLFLKETGEFIGSSGLHRIDWAIPKFEIGYWLDTKFEGNGYVTEAVERITQFAFEDLAARRVEIRCDEENAKSRSVAERAGFVLEGTLKQDALSADGNSLRNTCVYAKID from the coding sequence ATGCATTTACAGGAATGGACAATGGAGGAGCAGGAACAGCTCATTCATTTTATGACAACGAACACATGGCCTTATCACGGAAACTCACATCCAGGTCGACAGCTCATCGAAAAGGCCATTGAAGAAGGTGGCTATGAGTCGGATGTCGTCAAGACATTCTGGGTGGAAAATGACAGTGGACAAAAAGTAGGCATCGTGAAAATTCATGATTTGCAAGATGAAATTCCATTGTTCGACCTGCGGATTGAAGATATGTCGAGAGGATACGGCTATGGATCGAAAGCACTCAAGCTTGTGGCGGAATATGTATTTGGTTTGCCTGAAAAGAAAATTCGCTTAGAAGGCCATACGAGACAAGATAACTTGGCGATGCGGAAAACATTTGAGCGCGCGGGTTTTGTGAAGGAAGCACATTTACGGAAAGCATGGTTTTCGCCGAAAGAGAACTCGTATTATGATGCAGTGACGTATGGCATGACAAGGGAAGACTTTTTAGCGGGGACGACAACGCCAGTTGTATGGGAGGATGAGGGGAAGCAAAGTAAAGTATCAGCTGCTCCAATTATCCCGAATTTCTCGGAAACCTTTGAATCGGAAAGACTTGTTATCCGTGCGCCTAAGCTCGGCGATGCACCGGATGTTTGGAATGCTATTTGCAACTCGTTGCCTGCGCTTCGCGAGTGGATGCCATTTGCGCAACAAGCACCTGAGTTGCATCAAACAGAAGATAACATGCGCCGAGCAGTAGCCGATTTTGTTACGCGTGAAGACCTTCGCTTGCATTTGTTTTTGAAAGAAACAGGCGAGTTTATTGGATCATCGGGGCTTCATCGAATCGATTGGGCCATTCCGAAATTCGAAATTGGCTATTGGTTAGATACGAAGTTTGAAGGGAACGGTTATGTAACGGAGGCCGTTGAGCGAATTACACAATTTGCTTTCGAGGATCTTGCAGCAAGACGAGTGGAGATCCGATGTGATGAGGAAAATGCGAAAAGTCGGTCAGTAGCAGAGCGTGCGGGCTTCGTGCTAGAGGGGACACTTAAGCAAGACGCCTTATCTGCAGATGGAAATAGTTTACGGAATACATGTGTGTATGCGAAAATAGACTAA
- the mntR gene encoding transcriptional regulator MntR, which yields MATPGMEDCLEQIYLHIEAKGVARVSDVAETLAVLPSSVTKMAQRLDREGYVIYERYKGLELTEKGLKFGKKLVRRHELLEQFLRIIGVEEGNIYGDVEGIEHHLSWNAMDRITDLVEAMEQDEAFVRKLRVMDQKEEVDK from the coding sequence TTGGCAACACCGGGTATGGAAGATTGTCTGGAACAAATTTATTTGCATATTGAGGCGAAGGGGGTAGCGCGTGTATCAGATGTCGCAGAAACACTTGCGGTACTCCCTTCATCTGTCACGAAAATGGCACAGCGACTCGATCGAGAAGGATACGTCATCTATGAGCGATATAAAGGGCTTGAATTGACGGAGAAGGGCTTGAAGTTCGGCAAGAAATTGGTCCGTCGTCATGAGCTTTTGGAGCAGTTTTTGCGTATCATTGGCGTGGAAGAGGGAAATATTTACGGTGACGTGGAAGGTATTGAGCATCATCTTAGCTGGAATGCGATGGATCGCATTACGGATTTAGTGGAAGCGATGGAGCAAGACGAAGCGTTCGTAAGAAAGTTAAGGGTAATGGATCAAAAGGAAGAGGTTGATAAATGA
- a CDS encoding S1-like domain-containing RNA-binding protein, with protein MEQLQAGYTAELNVLQREGSRWILDGNGEEIMMNVSDAEEHIQEGDKVQVFLYMNRRGELTATMQIPNMTAGTYGWARVIRIEDKEGVYVDIGSSFEVLVNRADMPQVRSLWPKTDDALYMTLRMDLGGTIFGRLATEERVMEQITEAPPTLLNANLVARAYRLLPVGSFMLSVPENYRIFIHNTEQAKEPRLGQEVEVRVIGLRDDGTLNGSMLPRKEERLGGDAEILLNYLNEVGGRMPFTDKSSPEEIKEMFQLSKASFKRALGKLMKEGRIEQSGGWTTLKRH; from the coding sequence ATGGAACAACTACAAGCAGGTTACACAGCAGAATTGAATGTCTTGCAGCGTGAAGGCTCACGCTGGATTTTGGATGGCAACGGGGAAGAAATTATGATGAATGTGTCAGATGCAGAGGAGCATATTCAAGAAGGAGATAAGGTTCAAGTTTTCCTTTATATGAATCGACGTGGTGAACTAACGGCTACGATGCAAATTCCGAATATGACGGCTGGCACATATGGCTGGGCACGCGTCATTCGTATTGAAGATAAGGAAGGTGTCTATGTTGATATTGGTTCTTCTTTTGAAGTGCTGGTCAATCGAGCGGATATGCCGCAAGTTCGATCCCTTTGGCCGAAGACGGATGACGCATTGTATATGACGCTTCGAATGGATTTAGGTGGTACGATTTTTGGTCGATTGGCTACGGAAGAACGCGTAATGGAGCAAATTACCGAAGCACCACCGACGTTGCTCAATGCGAATTTAGTAGCACGTGCTTATCGTTTGTTGCCAGTCGGCTCGTTCATGCTCAGTGTTCCGGAAAATTATCGTATTTTCATCCATAATACAGAGCAGGCAAAAGAACCGCGCCTTGGGCAGGAAGTCGAAGTCCGCGTTATTGGCCTACGTGACGATGGCACGCTAAACGGTTCCATGCTACCGAGAAAAGAAGAACGTCTTGGTGGGGATGCGGAGATTCTACTCAACTATTTGAACGAGGTTGGCGGACGGATGCCATTTACGGACAAATCATCTCCTGAAGAGATTAAAGAAATGTTCCAACTCAGCAAAGCATCCTTTAAACGCGCGCTTGGGAAGTTGATGAAAGAAGGCCGGATTGAACAAAGTGGCGGCTGGACGACGTTGAAACGACATTGA
- a CDS encoding DUF1002 domain-containing protein: MKRLLIMMMAAILTLGIVVPGAAHADQVINEKLGVPIVVYGANLSDAEKESVKKSLQVEQEAEVEEIAVDGSDLIKYIKDGDSKARMYSSAKITRQDAGKGLVISIVTQDNITQVTPEMYANAMLTAGIEDAIVEVASPKKVTGHSALVGIYKAYEVSGETLDTERTDVANDELNLATKFAEDAGVDQDKVAELLTEIKKQIAEQNPATKEDVERIVSEQLKKLNIELSEADRQLLIDLMDRISKLDIDFGKLSEQLNDMASKIKDKLGEIDPSFWESVKNFFANLFDSIKSWFN, from the coding sequence ATGAAACGATTACTCATAATGATGATGGCGGCGATACTAACGCTTGGAATTGTCGTACCAGGGGCAGCGCATGCCGATCAAGTCATCAACGAAAAGCTAGGTGTACCGATTGTAGTTTACGGTGCGAACTTATCTGATGCTGAAAAGGAAAGTGTTAAGAAAAGCTTGCAAGTAGAGCAGGAAGCGGAAGTTGAAGAAATCGCAGTCGATGGTAGCGACCTGATAAAATATATCAAAGACGGCGATAGCAAAGCGAGAATGTATTCATCCGCGAAAATTACTCGTCAGGATGCAGGCAAAGGGCTTGTCATCAGCATCGTTACGCAGGATAATATTACACAAGTCACACCTGAAATGTATGCCAATGCGATGCTGACGGCAGGTATTGAGGATGCGATTGTTGAAGTGGCGTCACCTAAAAAAGTGACGGGCCATTCTGCGCTTGTCGGTATCTATAAAGCATATGAGGTATCTGGTGAAACGCTCGATACAGAGCGGACAGATGTGGCGAATGACGAATTGAATTTAGCAACAAAGTTTGCGGAGGATGCCGGTGTCGATCAAGACAAAGTAGCCGAGCTTCTCACGGAAATTAAAAAACAAATCGCTGAGCAAAACCCTGCTACGAAAGAGGATGTTGAGCGAATTGTGTCTGAGCAGCTAAAGAAATTGAACATTGAATTGAGTGAGGCTGATCGTCAATTACTCATCGATTTAATGGACAGAATTAGTAAGCTGGACATCGATTTTGGTAAGTTATCTGAACAACTGAATGATATGGCATCCAAGATTAAAGATAAATTGGGCGAAATCGACCCGAGTTTTTGGGAAAGTGTGAAAAACTTCTTCGCGAATCTATTTGACTCCATTAAATCATGGTTCAATTAA
- a CDS encoding GNAT family N-acetyltransferase: MEFDFVQLGGDAFAFRHEQDGKLLAEITWTLLGEVMVMDHTFVSDELRGQGVAKKILDRAAIYARENDLKMEPVCSYVVTAFERYKEYDDVKIQ, encoded by the coding sequence ATGGAATTTGATTTTGTACAACTAGGTGGGGATGCATTTGCATTCCGTCACGAACAGGATGGTAAGCTACTAGCGGAAATTACATGGACCTTGCTTGGGGAAGTAATGGTTATGGACCACACTTTCGTCTCTGACGAACTACGCGGGCAAGGTGTGGCTAAGAAAATATTGGATCGTGCGGCAATATACGCACGTGAAAATGATTTGAAAATGGAACCCGTTTGCTCATACGTTGTAACGGCATTCGAGCGTTATAAAGAATACGACGATGTTAAAATTCAATAG
- a CDS encoding DUF4064 domain-containing protein: protein MKRTAEKTLSIISIVLMVIGLLMSFGFKSFLTYMNTDPLVQEEIELALLSDPTFTPADVDMILSIFTFMSGIMWVVIIGLLLALVLTIVGIVSIWNSANPKLAGIMFIIAGLLAGFLSLPSILLYIAGILCFTRKPQKHDDVQFGEEQYDGTMRPL, encoded by the coding sequence GTGAAGCGCACGGCAGAAAAAACATTATCGATTATTAGTATTGTATTAATGGTTATTGGGTTATTAATGAGTTTTGGTTTTAAATCTTTCCTTACGTATATGAATACGGATCCGCTTGTTCAAGAAGAAATAGAACTTGCGCTGCTGTCAGATCCAACATTTACTCCTGCTGACGTCGATATGATTTTATCGATTTTTACTTTCATGAGTGGCATCATGTGGGTTGTAATTATCGGATTACTGCTTGCTTTGGTGTTGACTATTGTTGGAATTGTTAGTATTTGGAACAGTGCAAACCCGAAACTTGCAGGAATTATGTTCATTATTGCTGGATTGTTGGCAGGATTTTTATCTTTACCGTCCATTCTTCTTTATATTGCAGGGATTCTTTGCTTTACAAGAAAACCGCAAAAGCATGACGATGTACAGTTTGGAGAAGAGCAGTATGATGGAACAATGAGGCCGCTTTAA
- a CDS encoding GNAT family N-acetyltransferase has protein sequence MIRLMTATDIVHVQHIIRHSWGATYEGLIPENTQMDFIDRSYSDAMMRMRMKRTIVLIAECEGVPIGFANFTKTDEDGDTEMTAMYILPTHQHAGYGTKLFQHALSMLEDAKHLFIYVDSLNTTGRAFYEKQGFELVDVFPEYFEGHPVVTAQYVYCIQNPALVVH, from the coding sequence ATGATTCGACTGATGACAGCTACAGATATCGTGCACGTGCAGCATATTATTCGTCATTCATGGGGTGCAACCTATGAAGGTCTTATTCCCGAAAACACGCAGATGGATTTTATCGATCGCTCTTATTCAGATGCCATGATGAGAATGCGTATGAAAAGAACGATTGTACTCATCGCCGAATGCGAAGGTGTCCCTATCGGCTTTGCCAACTTCACGAAAACCGATGAAGATGGTGACACTGAAATGACCGCGATGTATATTTTACCTACACACCAACATGCCGGATACGGAACAAAGCTGTTTCAACATGCCTTATCTATGTTAGAAGACGCAAAGCATTTATTCATATATGTAGACAGTCTAAATACAACTGGACGTGCTTTCTATGAGAAACAAGGTTTTGAGCTTGTCGATGTTTTCCCCGAATACTTCGAGGGACATCCTGTCGTAACAGCACAGTATGTCTATTGCATTCAAAATCCCGCCCTCGTTGTTCATTAA